The following are encoded in a window of Phocoena phocoena chromosome 2, mPhoPho1.1, whole genome shotgun sequence genomic DNA:
- the CTXND1 gene encoding cortexin domain-containing 1 protein has protein sequence MEDPTPKPVYVDVDKGLTLACFVFLCLFLVVMIIRCAKVIMDPYSAIPTSTWEEQHLDD, from the coding sequence ATGGAGGACCCCACGCCTAAGCCCGTCTACGTCGACGTGGACAAAGGACTGACCTTGGCCTGCTTcgtcttcctctgccttttcctcgTCGTGATGATCATTCGCTGCGCCAAGGTCATCATGGACCCTTACAGCGCCATCCCCACATCCACCTGGGAGGAGCAACACCTGGATGACTGA